One window of uncultured Trichococcus sp. genomic DNA carries:
- a CDS encoding FAD-dependent oxidoreductase has protein sequence MKKRILIVGGVAGGASVAARVRRIDGDADVIMFDKGPHVSFSNCALPYHLSGIVENSQDLVLMSPEKFKKQYNIEARVNSEVVRIDRDSKKITVRDLTNGEDYEEAYDKLVLSPGASPILPRNIDGIDRQHVFTVRNVVDIERISKYIQKQDIQDVAVVGGGFIGVEVAENLRLAGRNVSLIEAQDQIMTPFDYDMAQMLHKELMDNGINLILSDGVLKIEEDAIELLSGRKIAAKAVIMSIGVFPETNLAREAGIEIGVTGGIKVDHNYVTNDKDIYAVGDAIEVFSQMTHKPTRLAMAGPAQRQARAAADHMYGMPHSNKGVIGSSVVQVFELGAASTGLNEKAAEAAGIPYDFVYIIASDKVGLMPDSNPMHFKLIYEYPTGKILGAQAIGKGNVDKRIDVIATMITMGGTLEDLKELELCYAPSFGTAKDVVNYAALVALNLLYGVFRQVPVTKVRELVEKDAYIIDVREKGEFAKGHLVNAVNIPLSELRDRFDEVPKDKPVYLHCRSSQRSYNAVMALQNAGFDNVVNISGSFLGICLHEYAQDSMAGREKIVTAYNFN, from the coding sequence ATGAAAAAAAGAATTTTGATCGTCGGCGGAGTAGCCGGAGGGGCATCCGTTGCAGCTCGAGTACGCAGAATCGATGGGGATGCAGATGTCATTATGTTCGACAAGGGACCGCATGTTTCCTTTTCAAATTGCGCCCTGCCTTACCATTTGAGCGGTATAGTAGAGAACAGCCAAGACCTGGTATTGATGAGCCCGGAAAAATTCAAAAAACAATACAACATCGAGGCCAGAGTCAACAGCGAAGTGGTCCGCATCGATAGGGATTCCAAAAAAATCACTGTCAGGGATTTGACGAATGGTGAGGATTACGAAGAAGCTTATGACAAATTAGTCTTATCACCGGGTGCCAGTCCGATTCTCCCTAGAAACATCGATGGCATCGATCGTCAACATGTATTCACTGTCAGGAATGTGGTTGATATCGAGAGAATCAGCAAATATATCCAAAAGCAGGATATACAGGATGTAGCGGTTGTCGGTGGGGGATTCATCGGCGTGGAAGTGGCTGAGAATCTGCGTTTGGCGGGGAGAAATGTCAGCCTGATCGAAGCGCAGGATCAAATCATGACGCCGTTCGATTATGATATGGCCCAGATGTTGCATAAGGAACTGATGGACAACGGCATCAATCTCATTTTGAGTGATGGTGTCCTGAAAATTGAAGAAGACGCCATCGAATTGCTGTCAGGCCGGAAGATAGCCGCAAAAGCAGTGATCATGTCGATAGGGGTTTTCCCGGAAACCAATCTGGCCAGAGAAGCCGGGATTGAAATCGGAGTGACGGGCGGGATCAAAGTGGATCACAATTATGTGACCAACGACAAGGATATCTATGCGGTGGGGGATGCCATCGAAGTGTTCAGCCAAATGACCCATAAACCGACGCGGCTGGCAATGGCGGGGCCTGCTCAGCGGCAAGCCAGGGCAGCTGCAGATCATATGTACGGGATGCCCCACAGCAATAAAGGCGTCATCGGTTCTTCCGTGGTGCAGGTTTTCGAATTGGGTGCCGCCTCGACAGGCTTGAACGAAAAAGCTGCAGAAGCTGCCGGTATCCCTTACGATTTTGTCTACATCATCGCCAGCGACAAAGTAGGATTGATGCCCGACAGCAATCCGATGCACTTCAAACTGATTTATGAATACCCGACCGGAAAGATACTGGGGGCGCAAGCTATCGGCAAAGGAAATGTGGATAAGCGGATAGACGTCATCGCAACCATGATCACGATGGGCGGAACACTCGAAGATCTGAAAGAATTGGAATTGTGCTATGCGCCTTCATTCGGCACTGCCAAAGATGTGGTGAACTATGCGGCGTTAGTAGCGCTGAACCTCCTGTACGGCGTGTTCCGGCAAGTACCGGTAACGAAAGTCCGGGAACTTGTCGAAAAAGATGCTTACATCATCGATGTCCGGGAAAAAGGTGAATTCGCAAAAGGGCATCTGGTGAATGCCGTGAATATTCCTTTAAGCGAGTTGCGGGACCGCTTTGATGAGGTTCCGAAAGACAAACCGGTTTATCTGCATTGCCGTTCGAGCCAAAGAAGCTACAATGCGGTCATGGCTCTGCAGAACGCCGGATTTGACAATGTGGTGAATATTTCCGGGTCATTTTTGGGCATCTGCTTGCATGAATACGCTCAGGACAGCATGGCCGGACGCGAAAAAATCGTTACGGCATACAACTTCAATTAA
- the ilvA gene encoding threonine ammonia-lyase IlvA, with the protein MTDELVNKEDVLKAYKVLRNVVKQTPMQHDAYLSQKYHANIFLKREDLQIVRSFKLRGAYYAISQLSEAETETGVTCASAGNHAQGVAYTCNHLGIKATIFMPSTTPSQKIDQVRYFGKEYVEIKLIGDTFDESNEAAHAYADEHNLTFIEPFNDRNVIAGQGTLAVEIHQDLVAEGETADMVFAAIGGGGLISGVSSYMKEAMPETKIIGVESLGAPGMKVSLDANKVTTLTDIDKFCDGTAVATVGDLTFRHCQQNVDDILVVPEGQVCGTIIDLYTKQAIVAEPSGALSVSALEQYKEEIKGKTVVCIVSGGNNDINRMAEIDERSLLYQGLKHYFIVNFPQRAGALKEFVNDILGGNDDITKFEYTKKVHRSEGPVLIGILLKNKDDIEGLLSRLEKFDPHYISVNENSKLYSFLI; encoded by the coding sequence ATGACGGATGAGTTAGTGAACAAAGAAGACGTGCTTAAAGCATATAAAGTACTGCGAAACGTGGTCAAGCAGACACCCATGCAGCATGATGCGTATCTATCGCAGAAGTATCATGCCAACATCTTTTTGAAGCGGGAGGACCTTCAGATCGTCCGCTCCTTCAAATTGAGGGGCGCTTATTATGCCATTTCGCAGCTGAGCGAAGCCGAAACGGAGACCGGGGTAACCTGTGCCTCAGCCGGCAATCATGCGCAAGGGGTGGCTTATACCTGCAATCATTTGGGCATCAAAGCTACCATCTTCATGCCGTCGACAACCCCTTCCCAAAAAATTGACCAAGTCCGTTATTTCGGGAAAGAGTATGTTGAGATCAAACTGATCGGCGATACCTTCGACGAGTCGAATGAGGCCGCCCATGCCTATGCGGACGAACACAACCTGACTTTCATTGAACCTTTCAATGATCGCAACGTGATCGCCGGGCAAGGCACTTTGGCAGTGGAAATCCACCAGGATCTCGTTGCCGAAGGAGAGACGGCCGACATGGTATTCGCCGCAATCGGCGGCGGCGGTCTGATTTCAGGCGTCAGCAGCTACATGAAGGAAGCCATGCCCGAAACAAAGATCATCGGTGTGGAGTCCTTGGGCGCCCCTGGCATGAAAGTTTCGCTTGATGCGAATAAAGTGACGACTTTGACTGATATTGATAAATTCTGTGATGGGACAGCCGTAGCGACTGTCGGTGATTTGACTTTCAGACACTGCCAACAAAATGTCGATGACATTCTGGTCGTGCCGGAAGGACAAGTTTGCGGAACCATCATCGATTTATACACTAAACAAGCTATCGTAGCGGAACCATCCGGAGCACTCTCAGTTTCTGCCTTGGAACAATACAAAGAAGAAATCAAAGGCAAAACGGTTGTCTGCATTGTCAGCGGCGGAAATAATGATATCAACCGAATGGCCGAAATCGATGAGCGTTCCTTGCTCTATCAAGGTCTGAAGCACTATTTCATCGTGAACTTCCCGCAACGGGCCGGTGCGCTGAAAGAGTTCGTGAATGACATTTTGGGCGGCAACGATGACATCACCAAGTTCGAATATACGAAAAAGGTCCATCGCAGCGAAGGTCCTGTACTGATCGGAATCTTGTTGAAAAATAAGGACGATATCGAGGGTTTGCTCAGCAGGCTCGAAAAATTCGATCCGCATTACATTTCGGTGAACGAGAATTCCAAACTGTATTCCTTCCTGATCTGA
- a CDS encoding ARMT1-like domain-containing protein, protein MELYLDCLPCMLKQVLEAARLVTDDEELQETIMCEAFAEYSKNKPHRYAPEVCEYMHAIVKQYTGSADPYAEVKMRDIQIALSLEDELSKALMDAMDPIVTALKIAATGNVMDSAIYSGRYIESFLKEELDMPFAICDDVPFKKELEGAKRILIIGDNAGEAVFDKILARHLSADHEVIYAVRDEAIINDVTLMDALCVGMDNFATIISTGCGAPGAVLETCSEQFLELFHAADIVISKGQGNYEALSDASRSIFFLLKAKCPKIAKSIGVTVNNYVFKKNEIAVTKGGI, encoded by the coding sequence ATGGAATTATATTTGGATTGTTTGCCATGTATGTTGAAACAAGTACTGGAAGCGGCCAGACTGGTGACGGATGACGAAGAGCTGCAGGAAACAATCATGTGCGAAGCATTCGCGGAATATTCCAAAAATAAGCCGCACCGCTATGCGCCGGAAGTATGCGAGTATATGCACGCAATCGTGAAGCAATACACGGGCTCAGCTGATCCGTATGCTGAAGTCAAGATGAGGGACATCCAAATTGCCTTAAGCCTTGAGGATGAGCTATCCAAGGCTCTTATGGATGCAATGGACCCCATAGTCACTGCGCTAAAGATTGCCGCCACCGGAAATGTGATGGACTCGGCAATATACAGTGGCCGTTACATCGAATCATTCCTAAAGGAAGAGTTGGATATGCCTTTTGCGATCTGCGACGACGTTCCTTTCAAAAAAGAATTGGAGGGGGCGAAAAGGATTTTGATTATCGGGGACAATGCCGGGGAAGCGGTCTTCGACAAAATATTGGCGCGTCATTTGTCCGCTGATCATGAGGTCATCTATGCGGTCAGGGATGAAGCCATCATAAATGATGTAACTCTGATGGATGCGCTTTGTGTGGGGATGGATAATTTTGCTACAATAATATCGACAGGATGCGGTGCTCCGGGCGCAGTCCTGGAAACGTGCAGCGAGCAATTTTTGGAGCTGTTTCATGCTGCTGATATTGTCATCAGCAAAGGGCAAGGGAATTATGAAGCCTTATCGGATGCGTCACGCAGCATCTTCTTTCTGCTGAAAGCTAAGTGCCCGAAAATAGCCAAGTCAATCGGAGTTACCGTCAACAACTATGTATTCAAGAAAAATGAAATAGCAGTAACGAAAGGAGGCATCTGA
- a CDS encoding patatin family protein produces MDQNIEKVSLIIEGGAMRGVFCAGVISTMLRQEIYLDYVIGVSSGSVNGVNYVSRDLTRTKASFVDIAANPAFSGMKYLLNGQGYFNTKYIYEDAITTDIPFQFDSFKHNPASMKIVVTDMETANPVYFDKKEIATSEELALKIRASSTVPLLMPPTQINGKYYLDGGIVDSLPIEKAIEDGNHKHVIILTRPRGYIKEKQRFNAIIRRHLRAYPEVIAAIEQRHIAYNRSMALIGQLERENKAFVIAPDQLSIGRMERNVQRLDAYYQYAERAAERQLPELHAFLSSH; encoded by the coding sequence ATGGACCAAAATATAGAAAAAGTATCCCTGATCATAGAGGGAGGAGCCATGCGGGGCGTCTTTTGCGCAGGGGTCATCAGTACGATGCTGCGTCAAGAAATCTATTTGGATTATGTCATCGGGGTCTCATCCGGATCGGTGAATGGCGTCAATTATGTCAGCCGGGACCTTACCCGCACGAAAGCTTCCTTTGTCGATATTGCCGCCAATCCGGCTTTTTCGGGGATGAAATATCTCCTCAACGGCCAAGGATACTTCAACACCAAATACATCTACGAGGATGCGATCACTACCGATATCCCCTTTCAATTCGATTCATTCAAGCACAATCCAGCTTCCATGAAAATCGTTGTGACGGATATGGAAACCGCCAATCCTGTGTATTTCGATAAGAAAGAAATCGCAACCAGCGAAGAATTGGCGCTCAAAATCAGGGCCTCTTCCACTGTGCCGTTGCTGATGCCGCCTACCCAAATCAATGGCAAATACTATCTGGACGGTGGCATCGTCGACTCGCTTCCGATCGAAAAAGCGATTGAGGACGGCAACCACAAACACGTGATCATCCTCACGCGCCCGCGCGGTTATATCAAAGAAAAGCAGCGATTCAATGCCATCATCCGGCGGCATCTGCGGGCTTACCCCGAAGTAATAGCGGCTATCGAACAGCGTCACATCGCCTACAACCGCTCGATGGCATTGATCGGGCAATTGGAAAGGGAGAACAAGGCATTTGTGATTGCACCCGATCAGCTTTCCATAGGCAGGATGGAACGGAACGTGCAGCGTCTGGATGCCTATTACCAATATGCCGAACGCGCCGCGGAAAGGCAGCTGCCCGAGCTGCATGCCTTCTTGTCAAGCCACTGA
- a CDS encoding ABC transporter ATP-binding protein gives MIRFDHVNVIREKRKILNDINWHAKKGEHWAILGLNGSGKTTLLQLLNGYLWPSSGKLVVLGETFGQTAIPELRKRIGWVSSALQQQLNPNDIAEHIVLSGKFASIGVWTVPTEAEKQQALDLLIKCGGKELIGFRYGILSQGQQQIILIARALMAEPEILILDEPCNGLDLFAKEKLLEDIQRIADEPEGPTMIYVSHHTEEILPCFKKLMLLKDGSIHKTGKTADLLKEEVLNDFYEKPVQTIRMSKNRLAVFPK, from the coding sequence ATGATCAGATTCGACCACGTGAACGTCATTCGCGAAAAACGGAAAATTTTGAACGACATCAATTGGCACGCAAAAAAAGGCGAGCATTGGGCCATACTCGGCTTGAATGGATCAGGCAAGACAACCTTGCTGCAGCTGTTGAACGGCTATCTGTGGCCCAGCAGCGGCAAACTGGTCGTGTTGGGCGAGACTTTCGGGCAAACGGCCATACCGGAGTTGCGCAAACGGATAGGCTGGGTCAGCTCGGCGCTGCAGCAACAGCTGAATCCCAATGACATCGCCGAACATATCGTGCTGAGCGGCAAATTCGCTTCCATAGGCGTCTGGACCGTCCCGACTGAAGCCGAAAAACAACAGGCGCTGGATCTGCTGATCAAATGCGGGGGCAAAGAATTGATCGGATTTCGCTACGGCATCCTCTCCCAAGGGCAGCAACAGATCATTTTGATCGCCCGCGCTCTGATGGCCGAACCGGAAATTCTGATTTTGGACGAGCCGTGCAACGGCCTGGATCTGTTCGCAAAAGAAAAACTTCTGGAAGATATTCAGCGGATCGCCGACGAGCCGGAAGGACCGACGATGATCTACGTCAGCCACCACACCGAGGAGATCCTGCCTTGCTTCAAGAAACTGATGCTGCTGAAGGATGGTTCCATTCATAAGACAGGCAAGACTGCCGACTTGCTGAAGGAGGAAGTCCTGAATGATTTCTATGAAAAACCGGTGCAGACGATCCGCATGTCCAAGAACAGGTTGGCTGTCTTTCCAAAATGA
- the ilvC gene encoding ketol-acid reductoisomerase, translating to MTKVYYDQDVTVKALEGKKIAVIGYGSQGHAHSQNLRDNGNDVIIGIRAGKSADKAKEDGFEVFSVAEATKQADVVMILIPDEQQAEVYAAEIAPNLEAGNAIAFGHGFNIHFGTITPAADIDVFMVAPKGPGHMVRRQFAKGSAVPALFAVYQDATGNARDLALAWTQGVGATRVGVLETTFKEETETDLFGEQAVLCGGTTHLVQAGFETLVEAGYQPEIAYFEVLHELKLIVDLMYEGGMEKMRYSISNTAEFGDYVSGPRVITPDVKDRMKDVLTDIQTGAFAKRFTDDYKAGFPDFHAMRAEQQGHQIEAVGAELRKMMPFVNEQQ from the coding sequence ATGACTAAAGTATACTACGATCAAGACGTAACAGTAAAAGCACTAGAGGGCAAAAAAATCGCCGTTATCGGATATGGTTCTCAAGGACATGCCCATTCACAAAACCTACGCGACAACGGTAATGATGTCATCATCGGAATCCGTGCAGGTAAATCTGCAGACAAAGCAAAAGAAGACGGATTCGAAGTATTCTCTGTTGCTGAAGCAACAAAACAAGCTGACGTAGTAATGATCCTTATCCCAGATGAGCAACAAGCTGAGGTATATGCAGCTGAGATCGCTCCTAACTTGGAAGCTGGAAATGCCATCGCATTCGGTCATGGATTCAACATCCATTTCGGTACGATCACACCTGCTGCTGATATCGATGTATTTATGGTTGCTCCAAAAGGCCCAGGCCACATGGTTCGTCGTCAATTCGCTAAAGGCTCTGCAGTACCTGCTTTGTTCGCAGTCTACCAAGATGCAACAGGCAACGCAAGAGACCTCGCTCTTGCTTGGACACAAGGAGTCGGCGCTACACGTGTAGGCGTTTTGGAAACAACATTCAAAGAGGAAACTGAAACTGACTTGTTCGGTGAGCAAGCTGTATTGTGCGGCGGAACAACGCACTTGGTTCAAGCAGGTTTCGAAACATTGGTCGAAGCTGGCTACCAACCAGAAATCGCTTATTTCGAAGTATTGCACGAATTGAAATTGATCGTTGACTTGATGTATGAGGGCGGCATGGAAAAAATGCGCTACTCCATCTCAAACACAGCTGAATTCGGCGACTATGTTTCTGGACCACGCGTCATCACTCCGGATGTTAAAGACCGCATGAAGGACGTTTTGACGGATATCCAAACAGGCGCATTCGCTAAACGCTTCACTGATGATTACAAAGCTGGCTTCCCTGACTTCCACGCAATGCGCGCTGAGCAACAAGGCCACCAGATCGAAGCAGTCGGTGCTGAATTGCGTAAAATGATGCCTTTCGTGAATGAACAACAATAA
- a CDS encoding radical SAM protein, giving the protein MESMKYIYGPVPSRRLGISLGVSPIPKKTCNYSCVYCQLGKTDHFMNTREMFFPVAEILMEFDAFLKSAVPFDVVTIVGEGEPTLYLGLGELILGIKERTGKPVAVITNGALLYDAALRAELGLADIVLPTLDAYDTVSFRKINRPHRSIDFEKVNEGLITFSKEYAGSLWIEIMLIDGINDDDVSLRKYAEALKKIKCDRVYINTPVRPPAETYAKEISPERMNRAVEILGGIPINFLDTEGFHSEIPDDYEAIMSIIKRHPMNQFEVESFLASRGCDKQAVEGICSRMRADDKVTAIDYKGIVTYRLR; this is encoded by the coding sequence ATGGAAAGCATGAAATATATTTATGGACCAGTACCATCCAGACGTCTAGGGATCTCTTTAGGCGTCAGCCCGATTCCGAAAAAAACCTGCAACTATTCCTGCGTTTACTGCCAACTGGGAAAGACGGATCATTTCATGAATACGCGGGAAATGTTTTTTCCTGTCGCGGAAATACTGATGGAATTTGATGCATTCCTGAAAAGTGCCGTACCGTTCGATGTTGTGACGATAGTCGGCGAGGGGGAACCGACCTTGTATTTGGGCCTGGGAGAACTCATTCTTGGCATAAAGGAAAGGACCGGTAAACCGGTTGCTGTGATCACAAACGGCGCCTTGCTTTATGATGCAGCTTTGCGTGCGGAATTGGGTTTGGCTGACATCGTGCTTCCGACCCTGGATGCTTACGATACCGTTTCATTCAGAAAGATCAACCGTCCGCATCGGTCCATTGACTTCGAGAAAGTAAACGAGGGATTGATCACGTTCTCCAAGGAGTACGCCGGATCGTTGTGGATCGAGATCATGTTGATCGACGGAATCAATGACGATGACGTATCGCTCAGGAAGTATGCGGAGGCCCTGAAGAAAATAAAGTGTGATCGTGTTTACATCAACACGCCAGTCCGGCCGCCCGCAGAGACTTACGCCAAAGAAATCAGCCCTGAAAGGATGAACCGTGCAGTCGAGATACTGGGCGGCATCCCGATCAATTTTTTGGATACGGAAGGCTTCCACAGCGAAATCCCGGACGATTACGAAGCCATCATGAGCATCATCAAACGGCACCCGATGAACCAATTTGAAGTCGAAAGTTTTTTGGCCTCCAGAGGCTGCGATAAACAGGCTGTAGAAGGCATTTGTTCCAGAATGAGAGCGGACGATAAAGTCACTGCCATTGATTATAAGGGAATTGTCACCTATCGGTTGCGTTGA
- a CDS encoding DUF134 domain-containing protein has protein sequence MARPRKWRKVCCLPKSDQFGPLNDTIDPEHIVTMSIDEYETIRLIDLDGFTQEQCAEQMAIARTTVQGIYNNARKKMAELVVNGKGLRIEGGDYKLCNEVGGNCGKGCCRRRCGNGPKRCGNRENTPEEPIVEGR, from the coding sequence ATGGCGCGACCTAGAAAATGGAGAAAAGTATGTTGTTTACCAAAAAGTGATCAGTTTGGCCCCCTCAATGACACGATAGATCCAGAGCATATCGTCACAATGAGCATAGATGAATATGAAACGATCCGTTTGATCGATCTGGATGGCTTCACGCAGGAACAATGCGCAGAACAAATGGCTATCGCACGGACCACTGTACAGGGAATCTACAATAACGCCAGAAAGAAAATGGCGGAATTGGTTGTGAACGGCAAAGGCTTACGGATAGAAGGCGGAGATTACAAACTGTGCAATGAAGTAGGCGGAAACTGCGGAAAAGGTTGCTGCAGGCGCAGATGCGGGAACGGCCCCAAAAGATGCGGGAACAGGGAAAACACGCCTGAGGAACCAATTGTTGAAGGCCGATAA
- a CDS encoding MBL fold metallo-hydrolase: MIIKTLVENTAHDAQFETEHGLSLYIETSRHKLLFDVGASDLFAKNAVKMGIDLAAVDTVIISHGHADHGGGLRTFLDLNDKAKIYVNQNAFDEHYSDRPTGIADIGLERQLLPDERFVFAGDHLQLDEELQLFAGVEVKRYYPSGNETLLMKKGPVLTQDDFSHEQNLIITEAGKTVLIAGCAHRGIVNIVEQFHGLKGSYPNVVIGGFHLYNRSKKQQEDPETIQEIAEWLLKTQAEYYTCHCTGLGPYGIMKDQMKDKLGYLATGSQLRLFNNLEEMELKK; encoded by the coding sequence GTGATAATCAAAACTTTAGTAGAGAATACGGCTCATGATGCGCAATTCGAAACAGAACACGGCCTTAGCCTGTACATCGAAACGAGCAGGCACAAGCTTCTCTTCGACGTGGGTGCGAGCGATCTCTTTGCGAAAAATGCCGTCAAGATGGGCATCGACCTCGCCGCGGTCGACACCGTCATCATTTCGCATGGACACGCGGATCACGGCGGCGGCCTACGCACTTTTTTGGATTTGAACGATAAGGCGAAAATTTATGTGAACCAAAACGCTTTTGATGAACATTATTCTGACAGGCCCACAGGCATAGCCGATATCGGTTTGGAACGCCAATTGCTGCCGGACGAGCGTTTCGTGTTTGCCGGGGATCATCTGCAATTGGATGAAGAACTGCAACTGTTTGCCGGAGTCGAAGTAAAAAGATACTATCCTTCCGGGAACGAAACCTTGCTTATGAAAAAGGGGCCAGTCCTGACGCAAGATGATTTTTCCCATGAGCAAAATCTGATCATCACGGAAGCCGGAAAGACCGTCCTGATCGCCGGCTGTGCGCATCGGGGGATTGTGAATATAGTGGAACAATTCCATGGATTAAAGGGCAGCTATCCAAACGTTGTCATCGGCGGCTTCCATCTGTACAACCGTTCGAAAAAACAGCAGGAAGACCCTGAAACGATCCAGGAAATCGCAGAATGGTTGCTGAAGACGCAAGCAGAGTATTACACGTGCCATTGCACCGGATTGGGCCCTTACGGAATTATGAAGGATCAAATGAAGGATAAATTAGGGTATCTGGCTACAGGCAGTCAACTGAGGCTATTCAATAACTTAGAAGAGATGGAGCTGAAAAAATGA
- the ilvN gene encoding acetolactate synthase small subunit yields the protein MLRLIQTKVVNKPGVLNRITQVILKPQYNIDTLTLTGTEDYDVSLITVGINFDTLAAAELLTKQLEKQVDVISATDITEKRLGLRA from the coding sequence ATGCTAAGATTAATCCAAACCAAAGTCGTGAATAAGCCCGGCGTATTGAACCGCATCACGCAAGTTATCCTGAAGCCGCAATACAATATCGATACTTTGACGCTGACCGGTACGGAAGATTATGACGTATCCTTGATCACTGTCGGCATCAACTTCGATACCTTGGCTGCCGCTGAACTGTTGACGAAACAGTTGGAAAAACAAGTCGACGTCATCAGCGCAACCGACATCACCGAAAAACGTTTAGGCCTCAGAGCGTAA
- the ilvB gene encoding biosynthetic-type acetolactate synthase large subunit: protein MKTKTKKGVTLLVEALKNEGVEVLFGYPGGAVLHIYDEFYKSESNHVLTRHEQGAVHAADGYARATGKPGVCIVTSGPGATNALTGIATAQMDSIPLIVITGQVHEAGIGKDAFQETDMIGMTTPVTKYNYQVRDAKDIPRIIHEAFYLANTGRKGPVVIDIPKNIGVQEVECENCTENIGPVRNLPGYNPECLPVPEQIAKVNEAIAASKKPLILAGNGVIHAEAEKELLAFAEYYQIPVVNTLLGLGSFPIKHDLALSMGGMHGSYAANMALMECDLLLNFGSRFDDRMASDPTNFAPEAVIVHVDIDNAEIGKIMHTHIPVLSDAKLALMMLNDTKLAEVPDYSVWFSHVMDNKKQHPFRYEKSDMFIKPQHVIEYVGELTKGEAIVVTDVGQHQMWAAQYYPFTHGKQLLTSGGLGTMGFGVPAAIGAKMAYPDKTVVCFVGDGGFQMTNQELAILNANRLNVKYFILNNEVLGMVHQWQNTFYEGRFSHSEIPDSPDFVKLADAYGVTSARVSDPDKVDEAIQTALDYPGPYVLDILISKDELVLPMVASGRPNNEMEGV from the coding sequence ATGAAAACTAAAACAAAAAAAGGCGTAACCCTTCTTGTTGAAGCGTTGAAAAATGAAGGTGTTGAAGTTCTGTTTGGTTACCCAGGCGGCGCTGTTCTGCACATCTACGATGAATTCTACAAATCCGAATCGAATCATGTTTTGACGAGGCACGAGCAAGGCGCAGTCCATGCGGCTGACGGCTATGCCCGCGCTACCGGCAAGCCAGGCGTCTGTATCGTTACAAGTGGCCCCGGCGCAACGAATGCTTTGACAGGAATCGCGACCGCTCAAATGGATTCCATTCCATTGATCGTGATCACTGGCCAAGTGCATGAGGCAGGTATCGGCAAAGACGCTTTCCAGGAAACGGATATGATCGGCATGACCACACCGGTGACGAAATACAATTATCAAGTGCGTGATGCCAAAGATATCCCGCGCATCATCCACGAAGCTTTCTACCTGGCGAATACGGGCAGAAAAGGACCGGTTGTCATCGATATCCCGAAAAACATCGGCGTCCAGGAAGTGGAATGCGAAAACTGCACAGAAAATATCGGTCCGGTCAGAAATCTTCCGGGCTACAATCCGGAATGTCTGCCGGTGCCGGAACAGATCGCAAAAGTGAACGAAGCGATTGCAGCAAGCAAAAAACCGCTCATTTTGGCGGGTAACGGCGTTATCCATGCAGAAGCTGAGAAAGAACTGTTGGCTTTTGCGGAATACTACCAAATTCCCGTTGTGAACACGTTGTTGGGTCTGGGCAGCTTCCCTATCAAACATGATCTGGCATTGAGCATGGGCGGTATGCACGGCTCCTACGCTGCGAATATGGCCTTGATGGAATGCGACTTGTTGCTGAACTTCGGCTCCCGCTTCGATGACCGTATGGCAAGCGACCCAACCAATTTTGCTCCGGAGGCCGTCATTGTCCATGTCGACATCGATAATGCCGAAATCGGCAAAATCATGCACACACATATCCCGGTATTGTCCGATGCCAAATTGGCTCTGATGATGCTGAACGATACGAAATTGGCTGAAGTGCCCGACTACTCTGTTTGGTTCAGCCACGTGATGGACAACAAAAAGCAGCACCCGTTCCGTTACGAAAAATCCGATATGTTCATCAAACCGCAACATGTAATCGAATATGTCGGCGAATTGACGAAGGGTGAAGCCATCGTGGTCACGGACGTTGGCCAACATCAAATGTGGGCAGCCCAATACTACCCATTCACGCATGGCAAACAATTGCTGACAAGCGGCGGCTTGGGAACGATGGGCTTCGGAGTTCCGGCAGCTATCGGTGCCAAAATGGCTTATCCTGATAAAACGGTTGTCTGCTTCGTCGGAGACGGTGGTTTCCAGATGACCAACCAAGAATTGGCGATCCTGAATGCCAATAGGCTGAATGTGAAGTACTTCATCCTGAACAATGAAGTACTGGGCATGGTTCATCAGTGGCAGAATACATTTTATGAAGGCCGCTTCTCTCATTCCGAAATTCCGGACTCCCCTGATTTCGTCAAACTTGCTGATGCTTATGGCGTCACAAGCGCCAGGGTATCCGATCCGGACAAAGTGGATGAAGCGATCCAGACAGCTTTGGACTATCCTGGTCCTTATGTCTTGGATATCCTGATTTCCAAAGATGAATTGGTACTCCCTATGGTTGCCAGCGGCAGGCCAAATAACGAAATGGAAGGTGTGTAG